Proteins from a genomic interval of Capsicum annuum cultivar UCD-10X-F1 chromosome 4, UCD10Xv1.1, whole genome shotgun sequence:
- the LOC107868845 gene encoding uncharacterized protein LOC107868845 — protein sequence MMGRDECSREAKRGYNLREHNFSQGKKHCNNNNSAQYSTSTTVATAGANYDTKIKKIMEAAPEITLNSHSHPHRTKKSLSFEYYYYSGFSPLWGKKIGPSTGKKNNTAPPTLAAAAVKIYFSHDSTTHGGQSSSPQMDNEGVKHVENEDDDAELVENCKLIKRAHKPIKSRSLKSLM from the coding sequence ATGATGGGAAGGGATGAATGCAGTAGAGAGGCAAAAAGAGGGTATAATTTACGTGAGCACAATTTTTCTCAAGGGAAAAAGCATTGCAATAACAACAACTCAGCTCAATATTCTACTTCTACTACTGTTGCTACTGCTGGTGCTAACTAcgataccaaaattaaaaaaattatggagGCAGCACCTGAGATAACTCTAAATTCGCACAGCCACCCTCATCGTACTAAGAAATCATTATCTTTtgaatattactattattcaggTTTCAGTCCTTTATGGGGTAAGAAAATAGGTCCATCAACTGGTAAGAAGAATAATACAGCACCACCAACATTAGCAGCAGCGGCAGTTAAAATCTACTTTAGTCATGATAGTACTACTCATGGGGGACAATCTTCGTCTCCTCAAATGGATAATGAAGGAGTTAAGCACGTTGAAAATGAGGATGATGATGCTGAACTAGTTGAAAATTGTAAGCTGATCAAAAGAGCCCATAAGCCCATCAAATCTAGATCACTCAAATCTCTAATGTGA